The sequence below is a genomic window from Pleurocapsa sp. PCC 7327.
ATGTTTTTAGATTTTAATGGCGAATTATCAATTGCGAATTATCAATTAGCCAGCCGCTCTGGGTGTAAGACTTTTTCCCTCGAGCATCTGTAGCGTTCTTTTTTAGAGATGGTCTTATAGCACTTTTCGGTTAGATGAGACACCAAATTGGTCGATTGGGTGAAAGGGATAAGGGAAAAAATTCTGTATTCTACTGACTTGAAAATCCATCTAGTATACCAACTCCAAACAGAGATTCTTCGTTACGTTCCACTGTACTCAGAATGACAAAATAGACTTTTGGGATATCCTCTTAAAAGCTAGAAAACCTATGACTAGGATAGATTTTGAGCTAATATCGTTTTTTCATCAATCGTTCTCCTTTCTCTTCTGCCTTACTTGCATCATAAAACTTACTTAGGTAAATTGCCTAGATTTTTTCAACATAATTTATGAGGTGAGTTATGTTGAAGGGAAATAATGCAAATATTATCGGAGTTTTCGAGCATGAATTATGCATACTATACCATAAACTAATAGCAGAGGCTGCCGAGCCAAGTTATGCTTGAGTGAATATTGCCTAAAATTACATGGAGTAAAGTTCCCTACCCTAATCGATCGATGAATTTTGAAGAAACCCTGAACTTTGTAGATGCTATCGTTTTTCAGCAAGCAGGCAGACACCTGAGCGCCCCAGAGGTAATCATCCTTGAGGGAACCTGGCAAGGAATGACCTACGACCAAATGGCAGAAAACTCCCAGTACAGTCTCAATTACCTCATGCGCGACATTGGACCTCGGCTCTGGCGAATGCTTTCAGGAGTTTTGGGAGAAGAAGTTAGCAAAACCAATTTTCGGGTCATTTTGGAGAGACGCTTGTTTTCCCTACCAGTCAAAACAACCCTATCGCAGCTAATCCAAGAAAATCCAAATGAGAAAAACATTGGATCGATCTCTTATGAAGAATTGGACGGGCATGTCACCTCAGAAATAGCAACATGCCACAATTGGAACGAAACGCCGGAACGATCCGTCTTCTTCGGTCGAACTGAAGAACTAGCCACCCTCAAACAATGGATACAAGATGGCTGTAATCTAATCGCCATACGAGGCATTAGCGGCATTGGCAAAACGGCTCTCGCCAGACAACTGGCAGAAGAAATTCGAGAACAGTTTGACTGCACGCTCTGGTGCTCTTTGAGTCAAGCTCCTAGGCTCAAAGAACTGCTTGCCAGCCTGCAAAAAGCGTTTTCTGGCGCGCAATCGGAATATGAAGACGATTCACTATCTTCGCTGATGGGTTATTTACGCTCGTCGCGCTGTTTGCTAGTCCTCGACGGCGTGGAAGCCATTTTACAACCCAATCAACTAGCCGGACGCTATCGGGAAGGTTACGAGAATTACGGCGAACTGTTTGCGCGAGTCGGAGAAGAATCCCATCAGAGTTGCTTGTTAGTCACCAGTCTAGAAAATCCGAGAGAGATTGGTTTGTTGGAGGGAGAATCAGCCCCCGTGCGTTCATTAATTTTATCTGGCTTATCGATCTCCGATGCCGGAGAAATTTTGCAAGCTGAAGGACTGAGTGATTCTAGCAGTTGGCGATCGCTCGTCGAACGCTATCAGGGCAATCCAGCCGCGCTCAAGCTGGCTGCCAAACTCATTTGCGACTTATTTAATGGCAATGTCGCCGAATTTTTAGAACGAGAAATCTTTGTTTTCGGGGATATTGGCAAACTGCTAGCGCCGCTGAGGAGACGCTTGTCGGAGTTGGAGCGGGAAGTTCTCTACTGGCTGGCGATCGAGCGACGACCGATTTCCTTTTCTAGCCTAGCAACCAATCTGAGCTTACCTATCTCCCAAGGCGAACTCTTAGAAGCTCTTGCCTCTCTGGGGCAGCGATCGCTGCTCGAAAAAACCACGACATCCGAAGCCGGAAAGTCTCTTTTCGCCCTCCCGCCCATGGTAATGGAATACGTCACCAGCCAGCTCGTCGAGCAAATTAGCGGCAAGGTTTCTCATCGCCTCAAATTGTCGTCTGCATTTGAAGATACGATTGAATTAACGCCATCGCCCAAACAACCAACTAACCTCAGCCAATGGTTCGACTATGCTTTTGAGGAGGCTTGGCAACCCGTAGAAGTCCTGATCGCAAACCCCAGAATTTTACCTCGGCTGCGCAGTATTTATCACCTGAGAGGAGAAGACACCACCAAACGATTCAAAGCGATTCGGCTGCCCGAATCTCAAAAACAGGTGGCTTTGCTAGTCGCGATCGCTCAAGATTGCGACCAAAAAATCGGCATTCGCATCCAGCTTCAACCGATGGGAGAGGAAACCGTGCTTCCCGATAACTTGACGCTAGCATTGCTCAATGAATCGGGGCAAATTTTGCGGGAAGTGCGATCGCAAAATCAAGATAACTTCATTCAGCTACCGCGCTTTAGGGGCGAAGCCCAAAAACGCTTTAGCATTCGAATAGCCCACAATACCTTTAGCATCAAAGAAGATTTTGTGATTTGACGTGCTGGCAAATGGAGACTGACGAGAAGATAAGTACTCATAACAATTTCCCAAGCTTCATCCGATTCCGCTCAAAAAACATGGTCGTCGTGCCCGGAGTCTTTTCCGCTTGAGCTTTGAGCATCTTCGTCATCTGATTCTTAACCCTTCTTTGCCCAATCATCGGGATTTTCTTCATTGCCTACAATTTTTGTCCTGTACTTAGATTTGCATCATTTGATTGACGGTTTGTTTGCCTAGAGAGTCATAAATAGCTTCAGACTCAATTTCAGCCATTGTCAAGCTGCCCTTACTTAACCATCCTCCCATTTCTTTGATAAAAACCCTCTCATAGTCTTTTTAGGAAGTGCCTTGGATGGCAAGAGTTACTTTCAGTAGGCACTCGTAGTGTTCGTTTTTAGAGCTTAATTCTCGATAACTTGCCAAATCGTGTTAAAAAACTACTTCAGTTGGGTAATCTATTATTATAGCCTTGTTCAAAAAAATAAAGATCTTTGTTCGATTTTAGGGATGACAAAAATTGTTAAAAATAACCGCTTCGCTCGCCGAAGTTTTGAATCTATATTGGCAAAACTTTGTGGAACGACGATAGGAATAGTGCTTGGTTCCGAGTTAGCAATGGCAGCCCCCAATGGAGTTTGGCTCTCTCAACCGCAGATTCGGTTTCACTCGTCTACTAACACGCTT
It includes:
- a CDS encoding DUF1822 family protein, with the protein product MNFEETLNFVDAIVFQQAGRHLSAPEVIILEGTWQGMTYDQMAENSQYSLNYLMRDIGPRLWRMLSGVLGEEVSKTNFRVILERRLFSLPVKTTLSQLIQENPNEKNIGSISYEELDGHVTSEIATCHNWNETPERSVFFGRTEELATLKQWIQDGCNLIAIRGISGIGKTALARQLAEEIREQFDCTLWCSLSQAPRLKELLASLQKAFSGAQSEYEDDSLSSLMGYLRSSRCLLVLDGVEAILQPNQLAGRYREGYENYGELFARVGEESHQSCLLVTSLENPREIGLLEGESAPVRSLILSGLSISDAGEILQAEGLSDSSSWRSLVERYQGNPAALKLAAKLICDLFNGNVAEFLEREIFVFGDIGKLLAPLRRRLSELEREVLYWLAIERRPISFSSLATNLSLPISQGELLEALASLGQRSLLEKTTTSEAGKSLFALPPMVMEYVTSQLVEQISGKVSHRLKLSSAFEDTIELTPSPKQPTNLSQWFDYAFEEAWQPVEVLIANPRILPRLRSIYHLRGEDTTKRFKAIRLPESQKQVALLVAIAQDCDQKIGIRIQLQPMGEETVLPDNLTLALLNESGQILREVRSQNQDNFIQLPRFRGEAQKRFSIRIAHNTFSIKEDFVI